A genome region from Dickeya chrysanthemi NCPPB 402 includes the following:
- the glnL gene encoding nitrogen regulation protein NR(II) gives MATGTLPDAGQILNSLINSILLLDKDLAIHYSNPAAQQLLAQSSRKLSGTPLPELLGYFSLNLDLMRESLDSGQGFTDNEVTIVVDGRAHIMSLTAQRIQHDFILLEMAPMDNQRRLSQEQLQHAQQQAARDLVRGLAHEIKNPLGGLRGAAQLLSKALPDPALMEYTKVIIEQADRLRNLVDRLLGPQQPGLHVTQSIHQVAERVFQLVSMEKADNVTLVRDYDPSLPELMHDPDQIEQVLLNITRNAMQALGEEGGTITIRTRTAFQLTLHGVRYRLVARIDIEDDGPGVPAHLQDTLFYPMVSGREGGTGLGLSIARNLIDQHSGKIEFNSWPGHTEFSVYLPIRQ, from the coding sequence ATGGCAACAGGCACGCTGCCCGATGCTGGGCAGATCCTCAATTCTTTAATAAACAGCATCTTATTGCTAGACAAAGATCTGGCTATTCACTATTCCAACCCGGCGGCGCAGCAACTTCTGGCCCAAAGCTCACGCAAATTGTCTGGAACGCCACTGCCGGAGTTACTCGGTTACTTTTCATTGAACCTCGACCTGATGCGCGAAAGTCTCGACTCAGGGCAAGGCTTTACCGATAACGAGGTCACCATCGTGGTGGATGGCCGGGCACATATCATGTCGCTGACGGCACAGCGTATTCAGCACGACTTTATCCTGCTGGAAATGGCGCCGATGGATAACCAGCGCCGTCTCAGTCAGGAACAGCTACAACATGCCCAGCAACAGGCGGCTCGCGATTTGGTGCGCGGTCTGGCGCATGAAATCAAGAACCCGCTCGGCGGCCTGCGCGGCGCGGCACAGCTCCTGTCAAAAGCCCTGCCGGACCCGGCGCTGATGGAATACACCAAAGTCATTATCGAACAGGCCGACCGCCTGCGTAATTTGGTAGACCGGTTGCTCGGCCCACAGCAACCCGGCCTGCACGTTACGCAAAGCATTCACCAGGTTGCCGAACGGGTATTCCAACTGGTGTCGATGGAAAAAGCGGATAACGTGACGCTGGTGCGTGATTACGATCCTAGCCTGCCGGAACTGATGCACGACCCGGATCAGATTGAACAAGTGCTGCTCAATATCACCCGCAATGCCATGCAGGCTCTGGGTGAGGAGGGCGGCACCATTACCATCCGCACCCGCACAGCATTCCAGCTGACGCTACATGGCGTGCGTTACCGTCTGGTGGCCCGTATCGATATTGAAGACGACGGCCCCGGCGTGCCGGCGCATCTGCAGGATACGTTGTTCTACCCGATGGTAAGCGGTCGTGAAGGTGGCACCGGGCTGGGCTTATCGATTGCCCGCAACCTTATCGATCAACACTCCGGAAAAATTGAATTTAACAGTTGGCCAGGTCATACCGAATTCTCGGTGTATCTGCCCATTCGCCAGTGA
- the glnG gene encoding nitrogen regulation protein NR(I): MQRGIVWIVDDDSSIRWVLERALTGAGLTCATFDNGTQALNALTTQTPDVLLSDIRMPGMDGLALLQQIKQRHPMLPVIIMTAHSDLDAAVSAYQQGAFDYLPKPFDIDEAVALVERAISHYMEQQQPVRSQPISGPTTDIIGEAPAMQDVFRIIGRLSRSSISVLINGESGTGKELVAHALHRHSPRAKAPFIALNMAAIPKDLIESELFGHEKGAFTGANQIRQGRFEQADGGTLFLDEIGDMPLDVQTRLLRVLADGQFYRVGGYAAVKVDVRIIAATHQNLELRVQEGKFREDLFHRLNVIRVHLPPLRERREDIPRLARYFLQATAKELGVEPKNLHPETEAALTRLPWPGNVRQLENTCRWLTVMAAGQEVLIQDLPPELFETTAPDATVHVMPDSWATLLAQWADRALRSGHQNLLAEAQPEMERTLLTTALRHTQGHKQEAARLLGWGRNTLTRKLKELGME, translated from the coding sequence ATGCAACGAGGGATAGTCTGGATTGTCGATGACGATAGCTCCATCCGTTGGGTGCTTGAACGTGCGCTTACCGGGGCGGGATTAACCTGTGCAACCTTTGATAACGGTACTCAGGCATTAAACGCGCTGACCACTCAAACGCCGGATGTCCTGCTGTCGGATATCCGTATGCCCGGTATGGACGGGCTGGCATTACTGCAACAGATCAAACAGCGCCACCCGATGCTGCCGGTGATCATCATGACCGCCCATTCCGATTTGGATGCAGCAGTCAGCGCTTACCAGCAAGGGGCTTTCGATTATCTGCCCAAACCGTTCGATATCGACGAAGCGGTAGCGCTGGTTGAACGCGCCATCAGCCATTACATGGAACAGCAGCAGCCGGTTCGCAGCCAGCCGATAAGCGGGCCGACTACCGACATCATCGGTGAAGCGCCGGCTATGCAGGATGTGTTCCGGATTATCGGCCGCCTTTCCCGCTCATCGATCAGTGTATTGATCAACGGCGAATCCGGCACCGGTAAAGAACTGGTCGCCCATGCGCTGCACCGCCACAGCCCACGTGCTAAAGCGCCTTTTATCGCACTGAATATGGCGGCTATCCCCAAGGATCTGATCGAATCAGAACTGTTCGGCCATGAAAAAGGCGCCTTTACCGGCGCCAATCAAATTCGGCAGGGGCGTTTTGAGCAGGCTGACGGCGGGACGCTGTTTCTTGATGAAATCGGCGATATGCCGCTCGATGTGCAAACCCGCCTGCTGCGCGTACTGGCCGACGGCCAGTTTTATCGTGTCGGCGGCTATGCGGCCGTGAAGGTGGATGTGCGCATTATCGCCGCCACACATCAGAACCTGGAATTACGGGTTCAGGAAGGTAAATTCCGCGAAGACTTGTTCCATCGTCTGAACGTGATTCGTGTTCATTTGCCGCCATTACGCGAACGTCGGGAAGATATTCCACGTCTGGCTCGTTATTTTCTGCAGGCGACCGCCAAAGAGCTGGGTGTGGAGCCGAAAAACCTACACCCGGAAACCGAGGCAGCACTCACCCGCTTACCCTGGCCGGGCAACGTGCGCCAGCTTGAAAACACCTGCCGATGGCTGACGGTGATGGCGGCGGGACAGGAAGTGCTGATTCAGGATCTGCCGCCGGAGCTGTTTGAAACCACGGCGCCAGACGCTACTGTGCACGTCATGCCCGACAGTTGGGCTACGCTGCTGGCGCAATGGGCTGACCGCGCGCTGCGTTCCGGTCATCAAAACCTGTTGGCGGAAGCACAACCGGAAATGGAACGTACATTGCTGACAACCGCATTACGTCATACACAAGGGCACAAACAGGAAGCAGCAAGACTACTCGGCTGGGGACGAAATACCCTGACGCGTAAACTCAAGGAACTGGGCATGGAATAA
- a CDS encoding YshB family small membrane protein translates to MLESIFSAVTHGAEISSAMGHSSQTAIAAVLCAALINFFS, encoded by the coding sequence ATGCTGGAATCCATTTTTTCTGCCGTGACGCACGGCGCTGAAATCAGCAGTGCGATGGGTCATTCATCGCAAACTGCGATTGCAGCCGTGTTATGTGCGGCGCTGATCAATTTCTTCAGCTAA